A region of the Streptococcus suis genome:
GATAGACTATGTAGAAATAGATAGGAATTGTGTAAAGAGCTACAACGTACTCTATAATGAGAATTTTATACCACAATCTGTTAAAGGGTATTCTCTACCCAATATGCAGATTGACTTGTTAATGCATGGCAGTCCTTGTCAAGATTTTTCACGCTCAGGACTTAAAAGAGGTGGGAAGAGAGGCTCCTATACTAGAAGTTCTCTTTTGTTTGAAACAATCTTGATATTAAAAAATGCGGTCCAAAAACCTAAATGGGTTGTTTGGGAGAATGTTGTTGGCGTGTTAGATAAGAAAATGAAACCAACATTTGAAGCCTATCTAACGGAATTGGAATATTTAGGCTATACATCGTGTTACTGGATACTGGATAGCTTTGACTTTGGGATACCTCAAAAAAGGAAACGGATTTTTGTGGTCAGTTATCTAGGTAGGGAAAATCAATTTGATTTTTCTAAACTAGAGCGAACACAAGCACCAGCCATTGAAGAATTTTTAGAATGCAAAGTAGCTGAAAAATATACTGTCACTCAACCGTCCATTCTTAAGTACATAGAAAAGGCATGTCAGTCAGTTTTCACAGCACGTGTACACATTATTCAAGATTATTGTTACACGATTTCGACTAAGCAAACACGAGTACCTAATGCTGGATTTATTAGAGTAGGTCCTGGAAAATATCGCTACTTAACAGAAAGAGAGTGTTTCCGATTGATGGGGTTTATTGACAAGGATTTTAATAAATTACGAACAATTTTTCCAGAGAAAATTAGCAAGAAGTCCAGTATCTTGTACAAGCAAGCAGGCAATTCTATTGTTGTATCGGTACTTGAAGCAATTGTAAAACAAATTTATCAGAAGGAGTCAAACTCATGAAACTATTACATCAAAAATCAATTTATGAAAGTAATTATGATGAAGCCTTACAACATGACATAGAGATTGATAATATTATGTCAAAACTTTTTTCTCTTCCAAATTTTCTCTCTGAGTTTCAACTGAGGTTTGAGGATGATTATCATAAGGAAATGAACGTTCCACTTGATTATGAATCTTACCTTCATAACATCTTCGATTTTATAGCAGAACAAGATATTAAGAATGGGGTAGACGTTCATTTAACTGAAGAAGGAAATCTATGTTTTATGGCTTACGGTCAATCTTATACGATTCGCTCTACTGGAGTGTCAGATGTGGTACGAACTTCTGTCACAGTCATCTCTAAAGATGAAGCGGGAAACCAGGTGGACTTTAGTCAGCACTTTACTATTCCAGTACATGAAAAAGAGCAGATGAACAAAATCAAGTCAGAACAGGTTTTATAGCGAAAGAAAGGAGAAGTCATGCGAGTTGAAGAATACGCCAACTATGTCGGAGACTTATCCACTCATTATCTTTCGGATGTAGATGCTTATCAAAGGATGCTAGGGCGGCTAGGTTATGTCGTTGGTTTTGGCTTTCAAAACCAATTGAGTATTATTCATCAGAAACCGACAGCTAGCTTATGCTCAGATTTTCAATCTTGGAAGTCCGTTGACTATATTGTTAGACGTGGTCAAAAAGGGGTACCGATTTTATTATCTAATCAATCAACGACTAGCGTAGGGTATGTCTTTGATATTAGCCAGACTGTCCTAGTGAATAAGGATAGACGACCAATTGAACAATGGAGATATGAATCAGGAAAAGATTTATCCATCCTTACAGATATTATTGATGAGAGATTGTCACTTAGACCGGAAAATGAAGAGGCAGCGATTCGTTATTTGGCAGGATTAGCTACCAAAGGTATTGGCCAAAAAGTCCTTGCAGGAATGAATTTAGATGTGGAAAGTGAAAACTATTTACTTCGTTTTATTGAACAAAGTTTTCAAGCAGTATTTGCTGGTAGACTTGGGGTTGAGATGGACCTAAACAATGATTTACTTGAGAATGGGTTAGGTCAATTTAGTCCTAGACAGTTTCTGCTTTTTGGTGATTACTTATCAAGAATGTCCCAAAAAATTTTTCGTATTATTCATCAAAAAAAGATTGAGAAAATTGCATTAAAAGAGCAGACAAAAGAGATTATTGAGCGGTATAATGATGGTGTAGAAGATAGAGGAGGTCAACCAAATGAATCAAGCATTAGTTATCGAGAAGATGAATACGACCATGACAGCCAACGAGTTCAGTCATTGTCAGACAACAGAGGAGATAGTAGAGATGATTTACCAACAAACTCTTCATACACTTCAAACCAATCCACAGATTCAGAGAGAGATTGGGACAGCCCCCTACGCCAAGGAACGATTGGAGTATCTGAGCAAGGAGGAGAGCAAGATGGAAATGTTGCTAGAATTGTATCAGACAGCCCAGTTGATTCCTCACTTGATGGAAGTGGAGAAAGAGGCTCAGACGATGACGCTAATACTCGAACAACAATTGATACCAGAGTGGAATTTGACCGAGGAATTGAAATCCAAGGACATGTTGAAGTGGACCGCTCAGATGAACAACCTACGCTCCTCGATCAAGGAACAGGTAAGGCACAATCTGATTTACATTTAGCAAAAATAACCAAAGAAGAATTGCATGATGTTCTTCGTAAAGGAACAGGAACACAAGGTGGGCGACTAAGAGTTGCTCACTTTTTTGCTAGTCAAGAAGATATAAAATTTCAAGCCCAGTTTTTACAAAAGGAATACGGCTGGGGTGGAGCAAGTGGTCCAAGTTTTCCAATTTCCTATCAATATGATTCAAAGGGATTACATTTAACACGTAAATCCGATGGACATAGGGAATCATTCAGTTGGCGACAAGTTGCGGGTGAAATTGATGCTCTATTGGAAGAAGAAACCTATCTTTCTGATGATGAAAATAAACTTTATCGTTTTAATGACCATATTTTTTCTGACTTTGAGTCTTCACCGTTATTTGAATTTGATAAACAAGAAAATGGACAAATCATCGTCTACATGGAAGATGAAATGGTTGCTCGCATTGATACGGTTGGTCAGATTAACTATGTACTGGAATTAGAAGAACGATTCAGATACAAAATTGATGAGTATGCACGAAACCTAGAAAACAGTCTATTGCTTGAAAAAATGAAGGAGCATGAGCAATTAGACCTCTTTGATTTTGATGCGTTAGAAGAGGAAACTTCTGATGAAACTGCAGAAGTAGAACAAGAGAATTCTGAAAAATACAGAATTGCAGAGTTCACCACAGTTAATACTGAAGAAAGACCATTGGAAAATTTTGTACTTGAAGATCTACCAGGTTCATTACCTCCGTCACAACGCTTAGAAAATAATCTTGCTGCAATTCAAATCATAAAGAATATTGAGAGAGAAGGCAGAAGAGCCAACCGACAAGAACAAGAAACTCTTTCATTATATGTTGGTTGGGGAGGTCTTGCAGATGTCTTCAATGAGGAGAAGACAGGTCAATGGGCTGATGCTCGAAGTAAATTACAAGAATTATTATCACCAGAAGAATATCAAGCAGCCAAGGAATCAACTTTGACTGCTTTTTATACCCCACCACTCGTGATTGATTCTATTTATAAAGTCTTGCAGAATCTTGGTTTTGAGAAAGGCAATATTCTGGAACCCTCTTGTGGGGTAGGAAATTTTATCGGTCGTTTACCAAAAGATATGAATCGTTCTAAGGTGTATGGAGTCGAGCTGGATAAATTGAGTGGTAGGATAGCTCAGGAACTTTATCAAAAATCAAGTGTGCAGATAAAGGGATTTGAAGAAACAAGATTTTCTAATAATTTCTTTGATGTAGCGGTTGGGAATGTGCCGTTTGGAGATTTCAAACTAACTGATCGAGATTATGACCGAGAAAACTTTCTTATCCATGACTACTTTTTTGCCAAGTCAATCGACAAAATTCGTAGTGGAGGTATTATTGCATTTGTAACTTCTTCTGGAACAATGGATAAACAAGACAGTCGTGTTCGACAATATTTGGCCAATCGATGTGACTTGTTGGGTGCTATTCGATTGCCAAATGATACCTTTAAGGGGTTAGCAGGTACTGAGGTTACAAGTGATATTCTAGTCTTACAAAAACGGGATGTTGTGAGAGAGCAGGATGTGGACTGGATACATTTAGCTAGAGATGAGAATGGCCTTATTTACAATAAGTATTTTGTAGAACATCCAGAGATGGTCTTGGGGCAAATGGCAGAAGTCTCAGGTCGATTTGGTCCTAGTTTAGCCTGTCTTTCAGATGGGAGTGACCTACAGGAGCAACTTAGCACAGCTATTCAATCCATTCAGGGAGAAATCCCACGTGCCGAACAAGTTCACAGTTTAGATGATGGACAGGACATTCTTCCAGCAATGGATCATGTTAAGAATTTCTCTTATACTTTGGTTGATGGAGTTCCATATTACAGAGAAGACTCTGTCATGATTCGTCAAAAGTTATCACTTAAAGAACTAAATAGATTAAGAGATTACATCTACGTAGTGGATAGTTTGAAAAAAGTTATTCAACTCCAAAAAGAAAATGCCAGCGATGTTTTGATTCAAGAAAGTCAAGAGCAACTGAACAAGGCATATGATTCTTTTAAAGCGAAATATGATTTTATCAACTCTACACTTAATCGCAGGAATTTACACGAGGATAGTCATTATCCCTTAGTATCATCTATTGAGAAGCTAGACAAAGGTAAGTTTGTAGGGAAGGGCGATATTTTCTTTAAGCGGACAATAGCAAAAGCAAAGGTTGTCGAGCATTGTGATACTAGTCATGAGGCCTTGATTCTTTCAATTTCTGAAAAGGGAAGGGTTGACTTCGACTATATGACACAGTTGACTGACAAGCCCAGGGAGGAATTGATAAAAGAATTAAAAGGGGAAATCTATTTGGATATTCCTTTTGCCTATGAAGAGAGTATGCTTCATCCATTTTCTGAGCAAGGGATGGAAGAAATGGGATTATCTTATGTTCCTGCTGACCAATTCTTAAGCGGTAACATCCGTGAGAAGATTTCTATAATGGATTTTTACATTGATAGGTATCAATCAATCGACAATCCAGATAAGGAAGTTCTTGAGAATATTAACGAACTAAAATTTCAACGTGATAGACTTGAAGAAGTTATGCCCAAGGAATTGACAGCAAGTGAAATTTCGGTCCGACTAGGAGCTACCTGGATTCCAACCTCAGATATTGAGCAGTTTATCTTTGACACACTTCAACCTAGCTACTATGCGAAAAAATCAATTATAGTACAGTTCTCTCCCTTTACATCGGAATGGAAGATTGATGGGAAAACACAGGATAGTCGAAATGACCTTGCAAATCTGACTTTTGGTACAAGTAGAGTCAATGCCTATCGGTTAATCGAAGATTCATTAAACTTACGAGATACACGAGTCTACGATACGGTTTATGATGATGCGGGAAATAAAAAACAAGTCCTGAACAAGAAAGAAACCATGTTGGCCGGTGAAAAGCAGGAACTTCTCAAAGAATCTTTCAAAGACTGGATTTTCAAAGACCAAAGTCGTAGGCATAGGCTCGAAAAACTCTACAATGAAAAATTTAACTCAATCCGAAACCGAGAATATGATGGCCAACACCTCTCTCTTGAGGGGATGACATCAGATATTAGCCTACGTCCACATCAAAAGAATGCCATAGCACGAACGCTTTATGGAGGAAATACCCTCTTGGCTCATGTAGTCGGAGCAGGTAAAACGTTTGAAATGGTAGCAAGTGCTATGGAAAGTAAGCGACTTGGAATGAGTAATAAAGCCTTGTTTGTCGTTCCAAACCATTTGACAGAACAGATGGGAAGGGAATTTATGGAGTTGTATCCAGCAGCCAATATTATGGTAGCCACAAAAAAAGATTTTGAACCTGCTAATCGAAAACGGTTTGTAGGTAGGATAGCGACTGGCGAATACGACGCGGTCATTATTGGTCACACTCAATTCGAGAAGATTCCAATGAGTAGAGAATACCAGGAACAACATTTGAAACATCAAATTCAGGATATAGTCGAGTTCATTGAAGAATATAAGTACGAGAGAGACCAAAATTTTACTGTAAAACAGCTTGAGGGAACGAAGAAGAAACTAGAGGCAAAGCTAAAAAAACTAAATGACGATTTTCGTAAGGATGATGTTGTGACTTTCGAGGAATTGGGTGTTGATAAACTCTACATTGATGAAGCCCATAACTATAAGAATCTTTATCTTTACACCAAAATGAGAAATGTGGCTGGGATTGGTCAATCTGAAGCCATGAAATCTTCGGATATGTTTATGAAGTGTCGCTATTTGGATGAATTAACAGGAGGAAAGGGTGTCGTTTTTGCGACAGGAACACCTGTGTCGAATTCTATGAGCGAACTTTACACCATGCAACGCTATCTACAATTTGATGAACTGGAACGAAAAGGTCTACATCATTTTGATTCCTGGGCTTCAACCTTTGGCGAAACCGTAACTGCCATAGAACTTTCTCCAGAAGGAGACTCCTATCGTAGTAAGACACGCTTCTCAAAGTTTTACAATCTTCCTGAACTGATGTCTCTTGTAAAAGAGATGGCAGATATTAAGACTGCAGATCAGTTGAATTTACCAACTCCACAGGCTCATTATGAAACCATACTTACCAAGCCAACAGGTCATCAGAAAGAAATTTTAAAAAGCCTTTCCGAGCGTGCTGATAAGGTTAGAAATAGGAAAGTAGAGCCCCAGGAAGATAACATGTTGCGGATTACGAATGATGGTAAGAAGATTGCTTTAGACCAACGTTTGGTTAATTCCTTTTTACCAGATGATCCAGAGAGCAAGGTAAATGTCTGTACCAAGAACATTTTCGCAATCTGGGAACAATCAAGTGAGCGACGTTCCGCTCAGCTTGTATTTTGTGACATGTCTACACCGAAGGGTGATGGAAGTTTTAACCTCTACGATGATATGAAAACCAAGTTAGTTAATCTTGGAATTCCAGAAAATGAAATCGCCTTTATTCATGATGCGAATAATGAAAAGCAGAAAGCTGAGTTGTTTGCCAAGGTGAGAAGTGGCGATATTCGTATTCTTTTTGGTTCCACATCGAAGATGGGGGCAGGTACAAA
Encoded here:
- a CDS encoding helicase, yielding MRVEEYANYVGDLSTHYLSDVDAYQRMLGRLGYVVGFGFQNQLSIIHQKPTASLCSDFQSWKSVDYIVRRGQKGVPILLSNQSTTSVGYVFDISQTVLVNKDRRPIEQWRYESGKDLSILTDIIDERLSLRPENEEAAIRYLAGLATKGIGQKVLAGMNLDVESENYLLRFIEQSFQAVFAGRLGVEMDLNNDLLENGLGQFSPRQFLLFGDYLSRMSQKIFRIIHQKKIEKIALKEQTKEIIERYNDGVEDRGGQPNESSISYREDEYDHDSQRVQSLSDNRGDSRDDLPTNSSYTSNQSTDSERDWDSPLRQGTIGVSEQGGEQDGNVARIVSDSPVDSSLDGSGERGSDDDANTRTTIDTRVEFDRGIEIQGHVEVDRSDEQPTLLDQGTGKAQSDLHLAKITKEELHDVLRKGTGTQGGRLRVAHFFASQEDIKFQAQFLQKEYGWGGASGPSFPISYQYDSKGLHLTRKSDGHRESFSWRQVAGEIDALLEEETYLSDDENKLYRFNDHIFSDFESSPLFEFDKQENGQIIVYMEDEMVARIDTVGQINYVLELEERFRYKIDEYARNLENSLLLEKMKEHEQLDLFDFDALEEETSDETAEVEQENSEKYRIAEFTTVNTEERPLENFVLEDLPGSLPPSQRLENNLAAIQIIKNIEREGRRANRQEQETLSLYVGWGGLADVFNEEKTGQWADARSKLQELLSPEEYQAAKESTLTAFYTPPLVIDSIYKVLQNLGFEKGNILEPSCGVGNFIGRLPKDMNRSKVYGVELDKLSGRIAQELYQKSSVQIKGFEETRFSNNFFDVAVGNVPFGDFKLTDRDYDRENFLIHDYFFAKSIDKIRSGGIIAFVTSSGTMDKQDSRVRQYLANRCDLLGAIRLPNDTFKGLAGTEVTSDILVLQKRDVVREQDVDWIHLARDENGLIYNKYFVEHPEMVLGQMAEVSGRFGPSLACLSDGSDLQEQLSTAIQSIQGEIPRAEQVHSLDDGQDILPAMDHVKNFSYTLVDGVPYYREDSVMIRQKLSLKELNRLRDYIYVVDSLKKVIQLQKENASDVLIQESQEQLNKAYDSFKAKYDFINSTLNRRNLHEDSHYPLVSSIEKLDKGKFVGKGDIFFKRTIAKAKVVEHCDTSHEALILSISEKGRVDFDYMTQLTDKPREELIKELKGEIYLDIPFAYEESMLHPFSEQGMEEMGLSYVPADQFLSGNIREKISIMDFYIDRYQSIDNPDKEVLENINELKFQRDRLEEVMPKELTASEISVRLGATWIPTSDIEQFIFDTLQPSYYAKKSIIVQFSPFTSEWKIDGKTQDSRNDLANLTFGTSRVNAYRLIEDSLNLRDTRVYDTVYDDAGNKKQVLNKKETMLAGEKQELLKESFKDWIFKDQSRRHRLEKLYNEKFNSIRNREYDGQHLSLEGMTSDISLRPHQKNAIARTLYGGNTLLAHVVGAGKTFEMVASAMESKRLGMSNKALFVVPNHLTEQMGREFMELYPAANIMVATKKDFEPANRKRFVGRIATGEYDAVIIGHTQFEKIPMSREYQEQHLKHQIQDIVEFIEEYKYERDQNFTVKQLEGTKKKLEAKLKKLNDDFRKDDVVTFEELGVDKLYIDEAHNYKNLYLYTKMRNVAGIGQSEAMKSSDMFMKCRYLDELTGGKGVVFATGTPVSNSMSELYTMQRYLQFDELERKGLHHFDSWASTFGETVTAIELSPEGDSYRSKTRFSKFYNLPELMSLVKEMADIKTADQLNLPTPQAHYETILTKPTGHQKEILKSLSERADKVRNRKVEPQEDNMLRITNDGKKIALDQRLVNSFLPDDPESKVNVCTKNIFAIWEQSSERRSAQLVFCDMSTPKGDGSFNLYDDMKTKLVNLGIPENEIAFIHDANNEKQKAELFAKVRSGDIRILFGSTSKMGAGTNVQSKLIALHDLDVPWRPADLEQRSGRIVRQGNENKDVYIYRYVTENTFDAYLWQTIENKQKFISQIMTSKTPVRVADDVDENTLNYAEIKALATGNPLIKEKMDLDVEVSKLRMLESNYKSNLYQLEDKIAKHYPSEIARLTEQIAFAKQDMERKVPKVQGDGQFNGMEILGKHFVDKKSAAEELMKILPLVPASGTMSIGHYRGFEVSAFFNQIAQAMDFVIEGNLSYVGHFGDSPEGNIQRLDNVLDRIDEEVSKLENRLSEVQYKLQVAKEEVTKPFEKADLLKEKTLRLAEVNRILDMGDVEELENPNPLLEDVKAAIVDFLAREYGDTELSEESRTEQFKDIFSTGDVVYLAKGKSEVGDYDIEYSVDLSNFFWKLSFADSDLKSGVFEGNTPEEQAQHFKLFLEHSTNEDLLSIDEKEACQTLGLPYIRDLLDKDLDSDGIVDRYDHDFKDSDAFESNYDVDEKEKRPSTLAQIQAYKAEVEERDYKSQTKEEIEEEQVI
- a CDS encoding DNA (cytosine-5-)-methyltransferase, which gives rise to MKTLTVVELFGGIGALRKALLNQEIPHQLIDYVEIDRNCVKSYNVLYNENFIPQSVKGYSLPNMQIDLLMHGSPCQDFSRSGLKRGGKRGSYTRSSLLFETILILKNAVQKPKWVVWENVVGVLDKKMKPTFEAYLTELEYLGYTSCYWILDSFDFGIPQKRKRIFVVSYLGRENQFDFSKLERTQAPAIEEFLECKVAEKYTVTQPSILKYIEKACQSVFTARVHIIQDYCYTISTKQTRVPNAGFIRVGPGKYRYLTERECFRLMGFIDKDFNKLRTIFPEKISKKSSILYKQAGNSIVVSVLEAIVKQIYQKESNS